A stretch of Vigna angularis cultivar LongXiaoDou No.4 chromosome 4, ASM1680809v1, whole genome shotgun sequence DNA encodes these proteins:
- the LOC108330830 gene encoding zinc finger CCCH domain-containing protein 23 produces the protein MTPNVQIPLWDSAAADGGPVSPFSPNAPDTASFSTDHFRMFHFKVLTCPRGRAHDWTECPYAHPAEKARRRDPRKFLYSATACPDYRKGNCKRGDTCQFAHGVFECWLHPSRYRTHLCKDGTNCRRRVCFFAHTNDQLRLTPDSSSLSSPTSVITSSFFDSPPSSPYVHNIQEIVSSMRNVQLEDGLFSGLTRCVFGSTSGGILSGNGCEEEEPAMERVESGRDIRARIYAKLSRENSIAGSAPHVGWVSEPVNGFRGL, from the coding sequence ATGACACCCAATGTTCAAATACCCCTCTGGGACTCCGCCGCCGCAGACGGAGGACCGGTCTCCCCGTTCTCTCCCAATGCGCCCGACACCGCCTCCTTCTCCACCGATCATTTCCGGATGTTCCACTTCAAGGTCCTCACCTGTCCACGTGGCAGGGCCCACGACTGGACCGAGTGTCCCTACGCCCACCCCGCCGAGAAGGCTCGCCGCCGGGACCCCCGCAAGTTCCTCTACTCCGCCACGGCATGCCCTGATTACCGGAAGGGGAACTGCAAGAGGGGTGACACGTGTCAGTTTGCGCATGGCGTGTTCGAGTGCTGGCTCCACCCTTCTCGCTACAGAACCCACCTCTGTAAAGACGGGACTAACTGCCGCCGCAGAGTTTGCTTCTTCGCTCACACCAACGACCAGCTCCGCCTCACACCCGATTCGTCCTCTCTTTCCTCTCCCACTTCGGTTATCACCTCTTCCTTCTTCGATTCTCCACCCTCTTCTCCTTACGTCCACAACATACAAGAGATAGTTAGTTCAATGCGGAATGTTCAACTGGAGGATGGACTTTTCTCGGGTTTGACCCGGTGCGTGTTCGGGTCAACAAGTGGCGGTATTTTGAGTGGTAATGGGTGTGAGGAAGAAGAGCCTGCTATGGAGAGAGTGGAATCTGGGAGAGATATTAGGGCGAGAATATACGCGAAGCTTAGCAGGGAGAATTCCATTGCAGGTTCTGCTCCTCACGTTGGATGGGTCTCGGAACCGGTGAATGGATTCCGGGGCCTTTGA